The proteins below come from a single Blastocatellia bacterium genomic window:
- a CDS encoding tyrosine-protein phosphatase, producing the protein MARLKQMPHLHLEAAAIISLLVILVFGLLKSSGPPASNPANHEVAAGDSSDSSTANDAATSNAWKITAPSAFPHITIKNFGQMDAHFYRGAQPKPEDYQALATLGIKTIIDLRDDPTSYEKSDAEAAGIKYINIPMSDTRKPSSEQVEAFINIAKDSTSWPFYVHCVGGRHRTGLIGAVYRYNNYGWDFNTVYREMKNYDYYSRWGHGAIKDYVEEYSQTMKSAKAAAIAAAPVTAVVTTPIAVPANEKTSKPVTAPPPPKPKE; encoded by the coding sequence ATGGCAAGATTGAAGCAGATGCCGCATCTCCACCTGGAAGCGGCGGCGATTATTTCCTTGCTGGTCATTCTCGTCTTCGGCCTGCTGAAATCTTCCGGGCCGCCGGCATCCAACCCGGCAAACCATGAAGTCGCGGCGGGTGATTCGTCCGATTCATCTACGGCCAACGATGCCGCAACATCGAATGCGTGGAAGATCACCGCGCCATCGGCTTTCCCGCACATCACCATCAAGAACTTTGGGCAGATGGACGCGCACTTTTATCGTGGCGCGCAGCCCAAGCCCGAAGATTACCAGGCGCTCGCCACGCTCGGCATCAAGACGATCATCGATCTGCGCGACGACCCGACCAGTTATGAAAAATCGGACGCCGAAGCCGCGGGCATCAAATACATCAACATCCCGATGAGCGACACGCGCAAGCCGAGCAGCGAGCAGGTCGAGGCATTCATTAACATCGCCAAGGATTCGACGAGCTGGCCCTTTTATGTTCACTGCGTCGGCGGCCGCCACCGCACAGGGCTGATCGGCGCGGTCTATCGCTATAACAACTATGGCTGGGACTTCAACACGGTCTACCGCGAGATGAAGAACTACGATTACTACTCGCGCTGGGGACACGGGGCCATCAAAGACTACGTGGAGGAATACTCCCAGACCATGAAATCGGCGAAGGCGGCGGCCATCGCCGCTGCGCCGGTCACCGCTGTCGTCACGACGCCGATAGCTGTGCCGGCCAACGAGAAGACCTCGAAGCCGGTCACCGCACCACCGCCGCCCAAACCGAAGGAGTAA
- a CDS encoding ATPase, with the protein MSDQRQINMLCIATYFKGEAFLRQAKRDGCHVILVTVEKLRDAEWPRDAIDEVYYMPDQHSNDDVLKGISYLARSREIHRIVPLDEFDQETAAMLREHLRVPGMGETTARYFRDKLAMRVKAHNSGLLVPEFVHVLNYDRLRDYMARVPPPWVLKPRAEAAAIGIKKLHHSDELWPLLDEMGDRQSYYVLEHFVPGDIYHLDSIVFDREVRFTVAHKYGKPPMEVSAGGIFSTRKIPHQSADAQALELLNRDVIKALGLVRGVTHAEFIKGRDDGRFYFLEIAARVGGANIAECVEASSGLNLWAEWARVEVAGEDSPYELPPHRDNFAGVVISLARQEYPDLSAYTDPEITYRLHKRYHAGLVFGSPNPERVEELLDQYSRRFYEDFFTTGPPLDRATA; encoded by the coding sequence GTGTCGGATCAACGCCAGATCAACATGCTCTGCATCGCCACCTACTTCAAAGGCGAAGCCTTTCTGCGCCAGGCCAAACGTGACGGCTGTCATGTGATTCTCGTCACCGTCGAAAAACTGCGTGACGCCGAGTGGCCGCGCGATGCGATTGACGAGGTTTATTACATGCCCGACCAGCACAGCAACGACGACGTGCTCAAAGGCATCAGCTACCTCGCGCGCTCACGCGAGATTCATCGCATCGTGCCGCTCGACGAATTCGACCAGGAGACCGCCGCCATGCTGCGCGAGCACCTGCGGGTGCCGGGCATGGGCGAGACCACGGCGCGCTACTTCCGCGACAAGCTCGCCATGCGCGTCAAGGCGCACAACTCCGGCCTGCTCGTGCCCGAGTTCGTTCACGTTTTGAATTACGACCGGCTGCGCGATTACATGGCGCGGGTGCCGCCGCCGTGGGTCTTGAAGCCGCGCGCCGAAGCCGCCGCCATCGGCATCAAGAAGCTGCACCACTCTGACGAGCTGTGGCCGCTGCTCGACGAGATGGGCGACCGCCAGTCTTACTACGTCCTCGAACATTTCGTGCCCGGCGACATCTACCATCTCGACTCGATTGTCTTTGACCGCGAAGTGCGATTCACCGTGGCGCACAAGTATGGCAAGCCGCCGATGGAAGTGTCGGCGGGCGGCATCTTCTCGACGCGCAAGATTCCGCACCAGAGCGCCGACGCGCAGGCGCTTGAGTTGTTGAACCGCGATGTCATCAAGGCCCTGGGGCTGGTGCGCGGCGTCACCCATGCCGAATTCATCAAGGGGCGCGATGATGGGCGTTTCTACTTTCTGGAAATCGCCGCGCGTGTCGGCGGCGCCAACATCGCCGAATGCGTCGAAGCCTCGTCGGGCCTCAACCTCTGGGCCGAGTGGGCGCGGGTCGAAGTGGCGGGCGAAGACTCGCCGTACGAGCTGCCGCCGCACCGCGACAATTTTGCCGGCGTGGTGATTTCGCTGGCGCGGCAGGAATACCCCGACCTGTCGGCTTATACGGACCCGGAGATCACTTACCGTTTGCACAAGCGTTATCACGCCGGGCTGGTCTTCGGCTCGCCCAACCCCGAGCGCGTCGAAGAGCTGCTCGACCAGTACAGCCGCCGCTTCTATGAAGATTTCTTCACCACCGGGCCGCCGCTCGACCGCGCCACCGCCTGA